A genomic region of Strigops habroptila isolate Jane chromosome 20, bStrHab1.2.pri, whole genome shotgun sequence contains the following coding sequences:
- the LSM4 gene encoding U6 snRNA-associated Sm-like protein LSm4 — MLPLSLLKTAQNHPMLVELKNGETYNGHLVSCDNWMNINLREVICTSRDGDKFWRMPECYIRGSTIKYLRIPDEIIDMVKEEVVSKGRGRGGMQQQKQQKGRGVGGAGRGVFGGRGRGIPGSGRGQQEKKPGRQAAKQ, encoded by the exons ATG CTGCCCCTGTCCCTGTTGAAGACGGCGCAGAACCATCCCATG CTGGTGGAGCTGAAGAACGGCGAAACGTACAACGGGCACCTGGTGAGCTGCGACAACTGGATGAACATCAACCTGCGGGAGGTGATCTGCACGTCCCGG GATGGAGACAAGTTCTGGAGGATGCCAGAGTGCTACATTCGTGGCAGCACCATTAAATACCTGCGGATCCCCGATGAAATCATTGACATGGTGAAAGAAGAGGTGGTGTCCAAGGGCAGAGGCCGTGGTGGGATgcaacagcagaagcaacagAAGGGCCGTGGCGTTGGAGGTGCTGGACGAG GTGTGTTTGGTGGCCGTGGCCGAGGCATCCCGGGCAGCGGAAGAGGCcagcaggagaaaaaaccaggcagacaagcagcaaagcagtga
- the JUND gene encoding transcription factor jun-D: METPFYHDDVLSGLGTGFAPSSGSTGLLLPFPGGSMMKKDALGMALPEQVAAALKAPGASSGEAAGLLGSAELGLLKLASPELERLIIQSNGLVTTSPTTGHFLYPKAAASEEQEFAEGFVKALEDLHKQNQLGGGAAGSGGAAAAAGGGPGGAGGSGAGELPAAGLAPEPPVYANLSSYPAVSYAADPGPFAAPPPRLPPPPPPPPPLKDEPQIVPEVPSFGESPPLSPIDMDTQERIKAERKRLRNRIAASKCRKRKLERISRLEEKVKSLKSQNTELASTASLLREQVAQLKQKVLSHVNSGCQLLPQHQHQVPAY; encoded by the coding sequence ATGGAAACACCCTTCTACCATGATGATGTGTTGAGCGGGCTCGGCACCGGCTTCGCCCCGTCCTCCGGTAGCACCGggctcctcctgcctttccccGGCGGCAGCATGATGAAGAAGGACGCTCTCGGGATGGCTTTACCGGAACAAGTCGCGGCGGCTTTAAAAGCACCGGGTGCGTCCAGCGGCGAGGCGGCGGGGCTGCTGGGCTCGGCCgagctggggctgctgaagCTGGCGTCCCCCGAGCTGGAGCGGCTCATCATCCAGTCCAACGGACTGGTCACCACCTCACCGACCACCGGCCACTTCCTCTACCCCAAAGCGGCCGCTTCCGAGGAGCAGGAGTTCGCTGAGGGCTTCGTGAAGGCGCTGGAGGACTTGCACAAGCAGAACCAGTtgggcggcggcgcggcggggagcggcggagcagcagcagcagcaggaggaggacccggcggggcgggaggcAGCGGCGCGGGCGAGCTGCCCGCCGCCGGGCTGGCCCCGGAGCCGCCGGTGTACGCCAACCTCAGCAGCTACCCAGCCGTGAGCTACGCCGCCGACCCCGGCCCCTTCGCGGCGCCTCCTCCGcggctgccgccgccgccgcctcctcctcctccgttAAAGGACGAGCCTCAGATCGTCCCGGAGGTGCCGAGCTTCGGGGAGAGCCCGCCGCTCTCCCCCATCGACATGGACACGCAGGAGCGTATCAAGGCGGAACGGAAACGGCTGAGGAATCGCATCGCCGCTTCCAAGTGCCGCAAGCGGAAGCTGGAGCGGATCTCCCGCCTGGAGGAGAAGGTGAAGAGCCTCAAGAGCCAGAACACGGAGCTGGCCTCCACCGCCAGCCTGCTCCGGGAGCAGGTCGCCCAGCTCAAGCAGAAGGTCCTCAGCCACGTCAACAGcggctgccagctcctgccgcagcaccagcaccaggtCCCGGCGTACTGA
- the LOC115618219 gene encoding putative protein TPRXL isoform X4, whose amino-acid sequence MSRCALRLLLCCAAALLAAGTAHGAEASSSPSSSVTATSLGTPDVSPSGSDMGTADVSPSSNAAASTTPPPSPDTTVSPSRTPASTVLNTPSSDTAATSDPAEPTSSSDPATASSLSGITGSPGSLTSPSDTTTAPSTSRTPGSVEATSPSDATTAPSSSHPAVSSSSATGHPSSSTAAPAPSSPGSSEPSPAASSPTVSPGSSSTLATSARTTPAIGTSAVVDSLAQSPTKPSPAVVAIICLFVCVLVGGAAVLLVRLGRRRTPGFQHLDESNPGDPRPRFPHAAE is encoded by the exons ATGTCCCGGTGCGCGCTGcgcctgctgctctgctgcgCCGCTGCCCTGCTCGCCGCAG GTACAGCACATGGGGCAGAAGCATCATCGTCTCCATCCAGTTCAGTCACAGCCACCAGCCTGGGGACACCCGATGTGTCTCCGTCTGGCTCTGACATGGGGACGGCTGATGTGTCTCCATCCAGCAATGCAGCAGCGTCTACAACACCTCCTCCCAGCCCAGACACCACAGTGTCCCCATCCAGGACACCAGCCTCGACGGTGCTTAATACACCTTCGTCTGACACAGCTGCGACATCAGATCCAGCAGAACCTACATCTTCATCCGACCCAGCCACGGCATCATCTCTCTCTGGGATAACAGGATCACCAGGATCTCTGACAAGCCCATCCGACACGACCACGGCACCATCTACATCCAGGACACCGGGCTCGGTGGAAGCAACATCTCCATCCGACGCAACCACGGCACCGTCTTCATCGCACCCGGCCGTGTCCAGCTCTTCGGCCACAGGACATCCCTCCAGCTCCAcggcagcaccagccccatcCTCACCTGGCTCCTCTGAgccctctcctgctgccagctcacCCACAGTGAGCCCCGGTTCCAGCAGCACCTTGGCCACCAGCGCCAGAACGACACCGGCCATCGGCACCAGCGCCGTGGTTGACAGTTTGG CGCAATCCCCCACCAAGCCCAGTCCTGCCGTGGTCGCCATCATCTGCCTCTTTGTCTGCGTGCTGGTGGGGGGAGCAGCGGTGCTGCTGGTGCGGCTGGGCCGGCGCAGGACCCCCGGCTTCCAACACTTGGACGAG AGCAACCCAGGTGACCCCCGGCCGCGGTTCCCCCACGCTGCTGAATAA
- the LOC115618219 gene encoding putative protein TPRXL isoform X3 yields MSRCALRLLLCCAAALLAAGTAHGAEASSSPSSSVTATSLGTPDVSPSGSDMGTADVSPSSNAAASTTPPPSPDTTVSPSRTPASTVLNTPSSDTAATSDPAEPTSSSDPATASSLSGITGSPGSLTSPSDTTTAPSTSRTPGSVEATSPSDATTAPSSSHPAVSSSSATGHPSSSTAAPAPSSPGSSEPSPAASSPTVSPGSSSTLATSARTTPAIGTSAVVDSLAQSPTKPSPAVVAIICLFVCVLVGGAAVLLVRLGRRRTPGFQHLDEVPMSNPGDPRPRFPHAAE; encoded by the exons ATGTCCCGGTGCGCGCTGcgcctgctgctctgctgcgCCGCTGCCCTGCTCGCCGCAG GTACAGCACATGGGGCAGAAGCATCATCGTCTCCATCCAGTTCAGTCACAGCCACCAGCCTGGGGACACCCGATGTGTCTCCGTCTGGCTCTGACATGGGGACGGCTGATGTGTCTCCATCCAGCAATGCAGCAGCGTCTACAACACCTCCTCCCAGCCCAGACACCACAGTGTCCCCATCCAGGACACCAGCCTCGACGGTGCTTAATACACCTTCGTCTGACACAGCTGCGACATCAGATCCAGCAGAACCTACATCTTCATCCGACCCAGCCACGGCATCATCTCTCTCTGGGATAACAGGATCACCAGGATCTCTGACAAGCCCATCCGACACGACCACGGCACCATCTACATCCAGGACACCGGGCTCGGTGGAAGCAACATCTCCATCCGACGCAACCACGGCACCGTCTTCATCGCACCCGGCCGTGTCCAGCTCTTCGGCCACAGGACATCCCTCCAGCTCCAcggcagcaccagccccatcCTCACCTGGCTCCTCTGAgccctctcctgctgccagctcacCCACAGTGAGCCCCGGTTCCAGCAGCACCTTGGCCACCAGCGCCAGAACGACACCGGCCATCGGCACCAGCGCCGTGGTTGACAGTTTGG CGCAATCCCCCACCAAGCCCAGTCCTGCCGTGGTCGCCATCATCTGCCTCTTTGTCTGCGTGCTGGTGGGGGGAGCAGCGGTGCTGCTGGTGCGGCTGGGCCGGCGCAGGACCCCCGGCTTCCAACACTTGGACGAGGTGCCCATG AGCAACCCAGGTGACCCCCGGCCGCGGTTCCCCCACGCTGCTGAATAA
- the LOC115618219 gene encoding putative protein TPRXL isoform X2, protein MVKPAEKLAPGAGAGAIAPHEAWSAPAVSLLTRSLLHALGTAHGAEASSSPSSSVTATSLGTPDVSPSGSDMGTADVSPSSNAAASTTPPPSPDTTVSPSRTPASTVLNTPSSDTAATSDPAEPTSSSDPATASSLSGITGSPGSLTSPSDTTTAPSTSRTPGSVEATSPSDATTAPSSSHPAVSSSSATGHPSSSTAAPAPSSPGSSEPSPAASSPTVSPGSSSTLATSARTTPAIGTSAVVDSLAQSPTKPSPAVVAIICLFVCVLVGGAAVLLVRLGRRRTPGFQHLDESNPGDPRPRFPHAAE, encoded by the exons ATGgtaaaaccagctgaaaaattAGCACCAGGAGCCGGGGCTGGTGCCATCGCCCCGCACGAGGCCTGGTCTGCCCCTGCTGTGTCTTTGCTGACCAGGTCTCTCCTCCATGCTCTAGGTACAGCACATGGGGCAGAAGCATCATCGTCTCCATCCAGTTCAGTCACAGCCACCAGCCTGGGGACACCCGATGTGTCTCCGTCTGGCTCTGACATGGGGACGGCTGATGTGTCTCCATCCAGCAATGCAGCAGCGTCTACAACACCTCCTCCCAGCCCAGACACCACAGTGTCCCCATCCAGGACACCAGCCTCGACGGTGCTTAATACACCTTCGTCTGACACAGCTGCGACATCAGATCCAGCAGAACCTACATCTTCATCCGACCCAGCCACGGCATCATCTCTCTCTGGGATAACAGGATCACCAGGATCTCTGACAAGCCCATCCGACACGACCACGGCACCATCTACATCCAGGACACCGGGCTCGGTGGAAGCAACATCTCCATCCGACGCAACCACGGCACCGTCTTCATCGCACCCGGCCGTGTCCAGCTCTTCGGCCACAGGACATCCCTCCAGCTCCAcggcagcaccagccccatcCTCACCTGGCTCCTCTGAgccctctcctgctgccagctcacCCACAGTGAGCCCCGGTTCCAGCAGCACCTTGGCCACCAGCGCCAGAACGACACCGGCCATCGGCACCAGCGCCGTGGTTGACAGTTTGG CGCAATCCCCCACCAAGCCCAGTCCTGCCGTGGTCGCCATCATCTGCCTCTTTGTCTGCGTGCTGGTGGGGGGAGCAGCGGTGCTGCTGGTGCGGCTGGGCCGGCGCAGGACCCCCGGCTTCCAACACTTGGACGAG AGCAACCCAGGTGACCCCCGGCCGCGGTTCCCCCACGCTGCTGAATAA
- the LOC115618219 gene encoding putative protein TPRXL isoform X1: protein MVKPAEKLAPGAGAGAIAPHEAWSAPAVSLLTRSLLHALGTAHGAEASSSPSSSVTATSLGTPDVSPSGSDMGTADVSPSSNAAASTTPPPSPDTTVSPSRTPASTVLNTPSSDTAATSDPAEPTSSSDPATASSLSGITGSPGSLTSPSDTTTAPSTSRTPGSVEATSPSDATTAPSSSHPAVSSSSATGHPSSSTAAPAPSSPGSSEPSPAASSPTVSPGSSSTLATSARTTPAIGTSAVVDSLAQSPTKPSPAVVAIICLFVCVLVGGAAVLLVRLGRRRTPGFQHLDEVPMSNPGDPRPRFPHAAE, encoded by the exons ATGgtaaaaccagctgaaaaattAGCACCAGGAGCCGGGGCTGGTGCCATCGCCCCGCACGAGGCCTGGTCTGCCCCTGCTGTGTCTTTGCTGACCAGGTCTCTCCTCCATGCTCTAGGTACAGCACATGGGGCAGAAGCATCATCGTCTCCATCCAGTTCAGTCACAGCCACCAGCCTGGGGACACCCGATGTGTCTCCGTCTGGCTCTGACATGGGGACGGCTGATGTGTCTCCATCCAGCAATGCAGCAGCGTCTACAACACCTCCTCCCAGCCCAGACACCACAGTGTCCCCATCCAGGACACCAGCCTCGACGGTGCTTAATACACCTTCGTCTGACACAGCTGCGACATCAGATCCAGCAGAACCTACATCTTCATCCGACCCAGCCACGGCATCATCTCTCTCTGGGATAACAGGATCACCAGGATCTCTGACAAGCCCATCCGACACGACCACGGCACCATCTACATCCAGGACACCGGGCTCGGTGGAAGCAACATCTCCATCCGACGCAACCACGGCACCGTCTTCATCGCACCCGGCCGTGTCCAGCTCTTCGGCCACAGGACATCCCTCCAGCTCCAcggcagcaccagccccatcCTCACCTGGCTCCTCTGAgccctctcctgctgccagctcacCCACAGTGAGCCCCGGTTCCAGCAGCACCTTGGCCACCAGCGCCAGAACGACACCGGCCATCGGCACCAGCGCCGTGGTTGACAGTTTGG CGCAATCCCCCACCAAGCCCAGTCCTGCCGTGGTCGCCATCATCTGCCTCTTTGTCTGCGTGCTGGTGGGGGGAGCAGCGGTGCTGCTGGTGCGGCTGGGCCGGCGCAGGACCCCCGGCTTCCAACACTTGGACGAGGTGCCCATG AGCAACCCAGGTGACCCCCGGCCGCGGTTCCCCCACGCTGCTGAATAA